ATCTGGACCAGATAATTGGGTGGGAGCCCCTGCTCCGCCGCTAAATGCTCGACCCGCATTGCCACGCGCGCAGGATAATGCCGGGCCAAACCCAGAACAGCGCGTGCTGCGTAATCGCTCTTTACGGAAAGCTTCACCGGTTCAAATAATCATCCATCCAGGACAAGGTCCGCCGGCAAGCCTTTTGGGAATGATCAAATATCCTGGAACAATCGCCCCGGCGAGATTATCGAACTGGAATTTCTCGACAATATATTCGGGCCTCTCTTCGCGAGAAACCAGTTGGACCTGCGGTACTTTCGGGCGTGGAGGAAGTTTGCCCAGAAGCTCCCAGAGTTGCGCCCGAATCTGCTTGCGTTTGAGATTCCAATCGCCTTCGGATTGAGGAGCCGAGAAAGGGGGTGGCAGCTCCGCTTTTGCCAGCCAGCGCGCCGCATCAGTTAGATTGGTTTGCGACATCAGGGGCTGGGCCACCAAACCGGTCAGGGCCGCCAACAGCAGAGCCCGGAATCGGGGTTTTCTCATTTCATCGGCCAGGGGCGGTTATTTGGCCCCGCCGTGTTGGATTTCCGCAGACACGCTTTTGACATCATTCGAGATCGTCACGGCCTTATTTCGGCTCAAGCCGTTTTCCTGGAAGATGGCCTGGATGTCCGCGAAGATGCCTTCCATTTTGGCCTGCGGATATTTGGCAGGGTTCAGGACCGCATCCAATTCCATCAGAAGGCGGGCGCGGCTCGAAGGGGAAAGCGGCTTTTCGGCGAAAGCGGCCGCCAGATCATCAACCAGTTTGGCCGCTGCAGCCGGGGAGGGCTTGGCCTGGAGCGCGCCTGCGAGCAATTCCTGAGTGAGCTTTTGTTTTTGAGCGGCAGTAACTTGGGAATTAGCGGAGATCGCCGTCAAATCAGTTTGAAACCGGCCCAAGGCGGGGGCAAGTGTTGGGGTTGGGGTGGCGGCACTGGATGCGGGCGCCGGCGCTGTGGTGGGTGGCGCAACGCCCTGGCGCACGTTGTTCTCATTAGCCAGTTCCTTGGCGCGTTGTTTGATAATCACCTCCGGCCCGCCGTAAGTAACACCCGCCAGCGCTATGGCCAGACCGGCCACTGCAAAAATCGTTTTCATAGCACGCCTCAGTTTCGATAAAGCGTGGACCCGGGAGGATTGATTGTCAATGCAGGCTATGGCCCGTTCTGTCCATGCAGCCGGTTTTTCACAATTCATCCTTCCTTCTCCGCCCCTGGCTTGGCGAATGCTCTCTTAGGGTCGGTTTAGTAGTTCCCGGGTTCTGTATGTAAATAGGGCAATTATGTCCATAAATGCGCCTCGACCAGGCAGCGGAATGACCGAATAAAACGCAAAATTCAGTGGTAAACGAAATTAGAGGATTCGACATCGTGTTCCCGCGTGAGTACCTGCGGGCGGCGGTATTTGTGTCTCTGTTGAGCGTGTGGGTCCTGGTTGCGCTGTTCCACTATCTGAATCGGTACACCAAGCGCCATTATTTTACAGTTTGGACTGCAGCCTGGCTGTTTTACGCGTTGTGGCTGACTATCGGCGCGTCCTTTCCCACCCCTGGGCCCGACTCCTTTGTCCTGATTCTCAAACAGTGGTGCGTTTCTATTTCAGCGGTGTTTTTGCTCTGGGGCAGCCTGGCTTTTCTGGAATTGCGCACGCCCCAAACCCTTTTTGGCCTGTTCATGGCGTTTCTTTTGACCTGGAGCTGCGCGGGCAGGGCTCTCACACACGACTCATTTTATACACAAATTCCCATTTTCTTGCTCATCGGGTTGTCGAGCATGTTTGCCGGGGCGAGCTTTTACCGCTTGCGCAAGCAGCGCCAGTTTGTTGCTGTTGGAATGCTCTTTTTGGGGTTTTTCCTCTGGGGCGTTTATCTGATGAGCTACCCCTTTTCCCAGCGATACGAGACCCTGGTCAATGCGGAGTTCCTCTTTTCGGCGGTGCTGCAACTGTTTATCGCGGTCAGCATGATTGTTCTGGTGCTCGAAGAGGCGCGTCATATCAACGAGGAAATCGAAAAAGAGGTGCAGTCGGTCAACGCCGAGAAACGCGAGTTATTGCTCAAAATCCTCTCGACTGAGGAGCAATGTCAAAAACTCTTTCATCAAGCCAATTCCCGGGAAGAACTCCAGTCGGCTTATGACGAACTGCGCCAGACGCAACAGTCGGTGGTGCAGGAGGAGCGCCTGCGGGCCGTTGGGCAGATGGCGGGAGGCATTGCGCACGATATCAATAATGCGCTCTCACCGATCCTGGCCTATTCGGAGATGGTGCTCAGGAAGGAAGGGCGCCTGGCAGAGAACTCGCGCAAGAACCTCGAGTACATCCACACCTCGGCCGAGGA
The sequence above is drawn from the Verrucomicrobiia bacterium genome and encodes:
- a CDS encoding alpha/beta hydrolase family protein, which produces MRKPRFRALLLAALTGLVAQPLMSQTNLTDAARWLAKAELPPPFSAPQSEGDWNLKRKQIRAQLWELLGKLPPRPKVPQVQLVSREERPEYIVEKFQFDNLAGAIVPGYLIIPKRLAGGPCPGWMII